One stretch of Desulfovibrio sp. UCD-KL4C DNA includes these proteins:
- a CDS encoding Na(+)-translocating NADH-quinone reductase subunit A: protein MIKLKKGLDIPISGEPELELFEESPPKTVAVLGGDYVGMKPSMSVAVGDTVKLGQAIFKDKKIEGVVFTAPGAGKVIAINRGDRRVLQSVVIELDETAGEVDFPKYSSEKLLSLDRQKIVDNLVTSGMWTSLRTRPFSKTPEIDSIPHSIFVTAMDTNPLAADPTPIIWQESEAWQDGLRILTRLTEGDINVCASDGKALPLLQEVKTQLFSGPHPAGLAGTHIHFIDPVGPEKTVWHLGYQDVIAIGKLFTTGRIATERFIALGGPMVKRPCILKTRMGACLDEVLDGKILKGDVRIVSGSVLSGFKAEGPLGYLGRFHNQISAIAEGGKRELLGWMGLGLNKFSEKSVYLSAFCKKGKKFALNTLLGGSHRAIFPTGAFDEVMPMDILPTYLVRAMAVMDTDEAQALGCLELDEEDLALLSFVDCGKNDFGFMLREVLTLIEKEG, encoded by the coding sequence ATGATAAAACTCAAGAAAGGACTCGACATTCCTATCTCGGGTGAACCTGAGTTGGAACTATTCGAGGAAAGTCCTCCTAAGACTGTAGCGGTGCTCGGTGGCGACTATGTCGGCATGAAACCGAGTATGTCCGTTGCAGTAGGGGATACGGTCAAACTAGGCCAAGCTATCTTTAAAGACAAAAAAATTGAAGGCGTAGTCTTCACAGCTCCCGGAGCAGGCAAAGTCATCGCAATTAACAGAGGTGATCGACGGGTTTTACAATCTGTGGTCATTGAACTCGATGAAACCGCGGGAGAGGTGGATTTTCCAAAATACAGTTCGGAAAAACTGCTTAGCCTTGATCGCCAAAAAATTGTTGATAACCTCGTAACATCCGGCATGTGGACTTCGCTTCGCACACGCCCTTTCAGCAAAACCCCGGAAATAGATTCTATTCCGCATTCCATTTTTGTAACGGCTATGGATACCAATCCACTGGCTGCGGACCCAACTCCAATCATCTGGCAGGAATCTGAAGCATGGCAAGACGGTCTTCGCATACTCACTAGACTAACCGAAGGCGATATCAATGTCTGCGCGTCAGATGGCAAAGCCCTGCCACTTCTTCAAGAGGTGAAAACTCAGCTCTTTTCAGGACCTCACCCTGCAGGTCTGGCTGGGACTCACATTCATTTTATTGATCCAGTCGGCCCTGAAAAAACCGTTTGGCATCTTGGCTATCAGGACGTCATTGCTATCGGAAAGCTTTTCACCACTGGTAGGATTGCTACAGAGCGTTTCATCGCCCTTGGCGGCCCTATGGTTAAGCGGCCGTGTATCCTCAAGACAAGAATGGGCGCTTGCTTAGACGAAGTGCTCGATGGAAAAATCCTTAAAGGCGATGTCCGTATCGTTTCAGGATCAGTGCTTTCCGGCTTTAAAGCTGAAGGCCCGCTTGGTTATCTTGGTCGCTTCCACAACCAGATTTCAGCAATTGCCGAAGGAGGCAAGCGCGAACTTTTGGGATGGATGGGACTGGGATTAAACAAGTTCTCCGAAAAGTCAGTATATCTGTCAGCATTCTGCAAGAAAGGAAAAAAGTTTGCTCTCAATACGCTCTTAGGCGGAAGTCATAGGGCTATTTTCCCCACGGGAGCATTTGACGAAGTCATGCCGATGGATATCCTGCCGACGTACCTTGTAAGAGCTATGGCTGTTATGGACACGGATGAAGCTCAGGCACTCGGTTGCTTGGAACTCGATGAGGAAGACCTCGCCTTGTTGTCCTTTGTGGACTGCGGCAAGAACGATTTCGGGTTCATGCTGCGTGAAGTCCTCACTCTTATCGAGAAGGAAGGATAA
- a CDS encoding MFS transporter, giving the protein MKRKFDLFWRESLLECSKADKRITQGVLGAAFFSTFGVGAFTFAMSVNAQSSGLSPAWLGLAFSGYFLARLILAPIAGYGADFIGPIPLILAATGAGTIIPTLYSFSQSSEILGIIQILLGFCSGVVKPVTMSLLGECVPKSKRGRLFGAYNTCLYTALIIGPLAGGLAINIQKGIGPLSLALPSIGMGLTFLFFLRAKKSSHAHSAKIKIAKTRAPWRNHTFLALLLAVMGRTVGASVIITFLPRLINERFGLSGIIAGILFALPNIAIILGMPLTSRWADIRDKTGLTFLGMGICAACLFCFSMPLPMWGFACLAVIMGLGSALSLPASMSLAADMGAAKGAVMGIFLGTANLGFVLGPSLAGFAAENGSIADAFELSALFSGLCLLPTFILMSKRLYT; this is encoded by the coding sequence GTGAAACGAAAATTTGATCTTTTCTGGCGTGAAAGCCTGTTGGAATGTTCCAAGGCTGATAAACGAATCACTCAAGGAGTTCTCGGGGCAGCATTTTTTTCAACTTTCGGAGTTGGAGCTTTCACGTTTGCCATGTCTGTCAACGCCCAGTCGTCAGGGCTTTCACCTGCATGGCTCGGGCTGGCTTTCTCAGGTTACTTCCTTGCCCGCCTAATCCTTGCACCTATCGCTGGTTACGGTGCAGATTTTATCGGACCTATCCCTCTTATTCTTGCTGCAACAGGAGCAGGAACCATCATTCCTACTCTTTACTCATTTTCTCAATCTTCAGAAATACTCGGTATTATTCAGATTTTATTAGGTTTTTGTTCAGGCGTAGTAAAACCCGTAACTATGTCCCTTCTAGGAGAATGTGTACCTAAAAGTAAACGTGGGCGATTATTTGGAGCCTACAACACCTGCTTATATACAGCTTTAATTATCGGGCCGTTAGCCGGAGGCTTGGCTATCAATATTCAAAAAGGTATCGGACCATTATCTCTAGCATTACCAAGTATCGGGATGGGGCTTACTTTTCTGTTTTTCTTACGTGCTAAAAAGTCTTCACATGCTCATTCAGCAAAGATAAAAATAGCTAAAACAAGAGCTCCATGGCGCAATCATACCTTTCTAGCCCTGCTTTTAGCAGTCATGGGGCGCACGGTTGGAGCATCCGTAATCATTACTTTTTTACCAAGGCTCATCAATGAACGTTTCGGACTTAGCGGGATTATTGCCGGAATTCTTTTCGCTCTTCCCAATATCGCCATCATTTTAGGCATGCCTTTAACTAGTAGATGGGCTGATATACGTGATAAAACAGGGCTGACATTTTTGGGCATGGGCATCTGTGCAGCCTGTCTATTCTGCTTCAGCATGCCGCTGCCCATGTGGGGATTTGCATGCCTTGCAGTGATAATGGGACTCGGATCAGCTCTTTCACTGCCTGCTTCAATGTCTCTGGCTGCTGATATGGGGGCTGCGAAAGGGGCCGTCATGGGAATCTTTCTCGGAACAGCCAACTTAGGATTTGTTCTCGGGCCAAGCCTCGCAGGATTCGCAGCCGAAAATGGAAGCATAGCTGACGCGTTTGAACTAAGCGCACTTTTCAGCGGATTATGCCTTCTCCCAACGTTTATACTGATGAGTAAAAGATTGTATACTTAA